In Bombus pyrosoma isolate SC7728 linkage group LG2, ASM1482585v1, whole genome shotgun sequence, a genomic segment contains:
- the LOC122572774 gene encoding 39S ribosomal protein L19, mitochondrial has translation MSISSRLLCQKTWKKLTFIKLLDKEPKALSTLAQPKDDRVDDNNDSQTQTNNESTKSASFTNYRFIYPEFLPDPNPLYRQSVREKLERMDMLSRRSVLNIPEFYVGSILAVTYSEPHAVEKLNRFVGICILREGCGLRSSFLLRNVVNGEGVEVRYDLYDPAIQKIDCLRLERRLDDELLYLRDAPLEYSTFPFDMEMETTVSQSVPLNDIKVPLKPLPWSEKWERKNLKGIKDIVVNERRQKKAAALAKPWEKYDLMKTYRETIPEEEQNEIFADVHTELRHLEIQKIILKRKHMLQRNKPTS, from the exons ATGAGTATTTCCTCAAGATTATTGTGTCAAAAAACATggaaaaaattaacttttataaaattattag aTAAAGAACCTAAGGCTCTCTCAACCTTGGCACAACCAAAAGATGATAGAGTAGATGACAATAATGATTCCCAAACTCAAACTAATAATGAATCAACCAAATCTGCatcatttacaaattacagaTTTATATATCCTGAATTTCTACCAGATCCTAATCCATTATATCGTCAGAGTGtaagagaaaaattagaacGTATGGATATGTTGAGTAGAAGATcagtattaaatattcctgAATTTTATGTTGGTTCGATATTAGCAGTAACATATTCAGAACCACATGCAGTTGAAAAACTAAATAGATTTGttggtatatgtatattaagaGAGGGCTGTGGTCTAAGAAGTTCATTTCTTTTAAGAAATGTTGTTAACGGGGAAGGTGTGGAAGTACGTTATGATTTATATGATCCTGCTATTCAGAAAATTGATTGTTTGAG GTTAGAAAGAAGATTAGACGATGAATTACTTTACCTCAGGGATGCACCATTAGAATATAGTACATTTCCTTTTGATATGGAAATGGAAACAACAGTTTCACAATCTGTCCcgttaaatgatattaaagtCCCTCTTAAGCCATTACCTTGGTCAGAGAAATGGgaacgtaaaaatttaaaaggaatTAAAGATATAGTTGTTAATGAAAGACGTCAGAAAAAGGCAGCAGCACTCGCTAAACCATGGGAGAAATATGATTTGATGAAAACATACAg GGAGACCATTCCAGAAGAGGAACAAAATGAGATATTTGCAGATGTACATACAGAACTTCGTCACTTAGAAATACAGAAGATTATATTAAAACGCAAACATAtgttacaaagaaataaaccaacttcataa